Within Suricata suricatta isolate VVHF042 chromosome 12, meerkat_22Aug2017_6uvM2_HiC, whole genome shotgun sequence, the genomic segment TTTGACTCTGAGCACAGCACATCTCACCCCACAGCTACAAGAGCGGGGCGCGCGCTCCCGCGATGCCAGGCGAGGGCCACAGGAGGCGCCAGCACACCTTTCAGGACGGGGGCCCCGGCGGGGGGTTCCCAGTGCTGGGGAGATCCGCTCCCGAGGCTGCAGCACAGGGTCTGCCAACCGTAACACGCGCTTCTGCACGAAGCCTCCAAGCCAGAACTGCCCGCCGCCTTGGCAGCTCCCCACCGCCCCCCCTTGTCGGCTCAGGACAACCTTGGGTTATCTTGTCCAGTGAGTCAAAACATAGTTGGTTCCCAGGGAGACAGGGGCTGCAAGCTTGCTCAAGATGAGCAAAGTCTGCCTTCAGCAGCTTATTCCTAAAATCTTCAGAATCACCCTGTGGCCTCCTGTTCCCAACTCAATCCTTTGCCCGTCTGCACATGGTCTCCTAGAGCTTTTAGAAGACTTCAGACTCCTGCCTcactcacaaaatataaaatagggaaaaagtaaaacaatactATTAAGCGCTTTCAGCAACTTGAAGGAAACGGAAAGTTTATGTAAGTCTATCACTCTTGCGTTTACGGAGGTCACTAGCGAGAAAGAGCAGCCCCCAAACTCCATGTTTCCACACTAAACATAAATGtttgaaattcaaaagaaagTTCAAAGTGAAGAAAGTCCCCCATGTGGAAGTCCACTTCCAAGACCATCTCACGGTTACAgactgctccccccgcccccaccacccaaAGGACGTCAGGGCAGAGgcgcccccttccccccccctcccccggcttaCCTCCTACTTTAATCCAAACCTGCTCAGGCACAGCTTTGTTTCTGCTGCCCAAGGTCTGCTTAGTGGATTCAATCTCCTGCtggtaacagaaagaaaatgctctAGGCAATCCGATCTCCTGGTGCTTGGCAGCTCCGAGCACAGAGCAGGCGTTCCCAGAGCTCTGGAAAAGCGAGGCCACGGACACTTCATCAGCGTGTGACCCAGTCCCCTCTGCCCCACACAAaccacatgcacatgcacagaaATCACACCAAAGACGTCACGCACCCTGAGTGACTATATGTACACTGAGGATTTCAGACATTCCCCGAccacatagagagagacagagagcatgagtaagggaggggcagagagagagggagacacagaatctgaggcaggcttgagctggcagcacagagcccgccgcggcgctcgagctcatgacctgagccgaagtcggatgctcaaccgactgagccgcccaggcgcccctttaattttttttaatgtttatttttgggagatgaAGAGAgtaagcacaagcaggggaggggcaggcggacagggagacacagaatccgaagcaggttccaggctctgagctgtcagcacagagcccgacgcggggctcgaaccctcaaagcGCAGAATCATGACCGGGGCCGAAGtcggacggttaaccgactgaaccacccaggcgccccagaaacacCCTGATGTTAAGAAACAGTAATCTCAGTGAAAGAGGAACAAATCCTTCGGACCGAATGAGCTAGATCAAACCCATTCGCTACTCGGAGCCAAGCGGGCGGGTCACCCCCGTACCTGCGTCTGGGAAAGGCTCGAGCCAGCGGAGCAGGCGTTCGCCGTGAACACCGGGTACGCGAACTGCAGGGCCGTGGCCGCCGCCGCGGCggttttatttttcactaacgttgtgcatttgttttgttgctgATGAAGAGGGACGTTCATTAACTCGGACGGATGTCGGATAAGAGTTACCAAACTGCTAAGACAAAAGAACACATGGAGACCCTGTGTCGGGAAGTGTCGCCCAGGCAATCACGCCGCATACTTAGCATCGCCTTTTCTAGAAAGCTCGTCTGTTAGGGTGAACGCACGCCCCTCAGCACGGAAGCCTCTAGAGAACAATTACCAACCCGTGTGGCGGGCACAAGCTCAGACTTCTTCCTCGAGGAGGATCAGGAGGCTGCGTGTCACTTGACACCCATCTCTCTTGCTCCGTTTTTCTGACCATTCTCCAAACTCTGACGACTGAGGGTGAAATGGGGACCACCCCAGGCTAGGGACGCGGAAAGCCGAGGGGCCGCTGCAGAGGACTGGCTGCGGGGGGAGCATTCTGTGGTCAGAGTCTCATGGCGACAAGATGCTTTCCTTCCACCAGGCTGTGTCTGCCCGCATAGACGCCGCTAACCTGCGTCAACATGGAAACACGCCTCTCCTGACACTAGGCAGATAATTTGGTGCAAAAACTTTGGTGCACGCCTGTCTCAACTGGACACTGCGTGCACACAGTGCTCACTCACAACAGGAGCTCATGCTCTGGGGCCTGGATCAGATCTCACAAGTGCTTGCTCACTGGCACTTGCACAGGGCACAGAACCTTGCTAGTTTGGCCCCAGACCCACCGGGGTCTGCCCACTGTTGAGATGCCAGCCGCAAGGAGGCCGGGGGCTTTCTACGTGGCCGACCTCCCCTACGTCCAGACCCAGCTGGACCTGATCCCTAGCAAGTGCCGTGGCGCCGGTGGTCTTATTACAGAATCACCCGGTCTCCGCCCGGACCCAGCCACGCAGATGCCAGTCACAGCCAGGGGTCGGCATGTGCACCCAGACTGAGACTACGCCCTCCGCACCGGACCTCCGGGTCCGCACCCTGACGGAGGCCGGCGGCCTCCTGTGCACGCAGACACCCTCCCCGCGCCCGGCCGCCCCGGGGTGGACACCCACTTGTTGAGCGCCACGCCGGGCTCGGGGGGCTCGGCGCCGCGGGGGACGGAGGGCGGCTCGGCGGGGATGCTGTTGAAGCGGTCCTCCAGGCGGACGCGCACGGCCGACTTGGCCCGAGCCTCGGTCGCGCCCTCCGCGTTCTCCTTGCCGCCGCCGGCGTCGGGCGCCTTGNNNNNNNNNNNNNNNNNNNNNNNNNNNNNNNNNNNNNNNNNNNNNNNNNNNNNNNNNNNNNNNNNNNNNNNNNNNNNNNNNNNNNNNNNNNNNNNNNNNNgagccccctaggcgccctgtgattcttttttaaagatcttgttggattcagtttgctaagaTTCTATTAAGAATTTTTGCACGTTTGTGTCAGATATGGCTCTGCGGTCTTATATTCCCGCAGCATCTGTATCTGGTTTCACTACCAGGCCATGCTGGTTTCTCAGAGCGTGTGTTTGTGTAACGGTTTCACGTTCGGCACTTACTCTCGTGAAGCGTGGCTCACACAGAGGGTGTGCCTTTGGCTTTCAGTGGTGGGTCCACAGCCGCTGAGTTGGCTCTGTGACCCTCCAGGCGTCCTCCTCCAGATAAGGGCCGTGTGTATGGGGCTGACTCTGCCCAGTCCGTTCTTCAGGgctcaagttttattttcttgcacGTTCGGGGCAGAGGCCTGCTGTGTGCTCACAGGAGCCATGGCTGGAGACATCGTCAGACCCTGCATGCAAGGCTGTGCTGGGACTCTCGGGTGGGGGTCACAGCTCTGGGAGGCTGCCCCTCGAAGGGTGGGCAACGCCACTGGGAACTACACTTAGACTTTAGAAAGACTTGTTTGGTACTGTCTTCACGTTTTATCCATAATGCAAGCTGCAGTGACGCCACACCATTCTGATGTTTCACCTCTAAACAGAAGAGGGTGTGAAAACTGCTGTCCGCAAGAATCCCacccaaaagaaaaccaaaaacacatgGCAGGTGCCAATGATCCTTATTTCCAGTAGGTGAAGAATCCACTTGGGTATAACCTTGATTTTACCTTCCCGATCTCACAGCGGTGATTTCGCTGCTCAGGGAGGTCCTTTCAGCAGCAGCAAAGCGTCAGACGGGGGCTCCTGAGAAAGCGGGTTCGGGTCCCACCCAGGCCTGAATTAGGATCTGCTTTTGAGCAAGGTCCTGGTGACTCTGCGCACATTATGGTCTGCGTTGGCGCCATGCTTGGAATCTTCTCAAAGGTTTTACCCACGTCATTCTATGTACTTACTGGGTTTATTTTtcgctttttaaaattatgcatttcaATATCCTATAATCTCTATGCGGTGGAAAAAAGTGCctcccttggtttgttttcttctaaaggaTTAACCCGCAGTCCTGATATCTTTTATCGAGGAGCCCACCGCTTTCCTCCTGCGGACGTGTTAGGCGGGAGAAAAGTCTTAAACCCACGTGCACGGGATGATCGCGCATGTGTTCACAGACACGGCGCGGCAGAGGAGCGCTGCGCACTCGGGGGCACGGCTGCCGTGTGCTCCGGGACGGTCTGCGGACTCGCCACCAGCCCGCGGACCCCTCCTCACACAGGCGCTGGGGTCTCACCTGAGACCTGCTGGAGCTCAcgtggccccgcccccggccccaccTTCACCCTCGTCCCCGCTCgccccccggcccctccccgcaTCCCCTGCACGGCGCCGCTCCTGACCTGCGCGCGCAGCCCACCACAGCGGCTTCCTACCGACCCATCCAGACACCTGCGCGCGCAACTCACTTGGCACAGCCACCGCCCTCTCCGCCgtcgggggcggggcggggcgcgaCGCGGCGCGGAGGGCAGGCGGCCAGGCGGTTGGCGGGGGCGGGGNNNNNNNNNNNNNNNNNNNNNNNNNNNNNNNNNNNNNNNNNNNNNNNNNNNNNNNNNNNNNNNNNNNNNNNNNNNNNNNNNNNNNNNNNNNNNNNNNNNNaaaaaaaaaagaatcatacatcatgaccaagtggagATTATTCTGGTGATACAAGTTTTGTTTGCACTTGAAAATCAACCAATGTAATTCATTATATTAATGCAccaagaaaggggcacctgggtggctcagttggtgaagcctccaactcttggtttcagctcgggtcatgatctcatgactcatgggttcaagcccccacagagggttctgtgctgacagcaccgagcctgcttgggattttccctctgctcctcccccacttgaatgagtgctgtctctctctcttaaaataaacttaattattttttcatggttttttttttccattcatttttgagacacagagagagacagtgcgagcaggggaggggcagagagagagtgagacacagaatccaaagcaggctccaggctctgaaccagctgtcagcccagagcccgacgcggggcttgaacccatgaaccgtgagatcatgcctgagtggaagctggacgcttcaccgactgagcccccaggcgccccaagccacTGATTGTTCTATTTCCAGGATTTCACTTTTCCCAGGatgtcacatagttggaatcGTAAGCGTGTAGCCTTCTCTGATCCGCTTTTTTCTCTTAGTAACTTGCAATTCACGTTTCCTCCATGTGttcccagggcctggagctcATTTCCTTCTGGTTCTGAGTACCGTTCTGCTGTCTGGGTGACCCACGGCTTATGTATCCGTCACCCACTGAAGGCACCATGGTGGCTGCCGAATTTGGGGGACTGTGCATAGCGCTGCATGAATGTCAGCGCTGGTTTCCCTCTTTGGGGACATGCCCAGGAGCACGGTTGTGGACTgcatggtaagagtatgtttatcTTCCGTAAGAAGGTAGGTGGGAGCATCACTCTGCCGTTGTCTTTGTCTAGAGCGTAtggttaatgtttttaatttaaaaacattttttaacattaatttttttgagagagagagagagagaaagagaaagtgactgcaagtggaggaaaggcacagagagggagacacagaatctgaagcagctccaggctccgagctagcggtcagcacagagcctgacccggggctcaaacccacgaactgtgagatcatgacctgagccaaaataagatgcttaattaactgagccacccaggcgcccctggaacacAAGGTTTAAAAGGTGGCTGTGAGCAGGCTTGGGGCTGTGCGGGGGGCGGTGCTGGGGGCCAGGCTGGCGGAGCAGGACGCCCCCTCCTGCACATTCCCAGTTGAGGGACTCTGGCCTGTGGGGCGTGGACCACAGCCTGCCCGCAACGTTATCCTGCGCCCCAGTGCCCTGAGCAGCCTCCCTGacgcctgtctgtctgtctgtctgtcctgtaCCTCTGTCTTCAAGGTCCTCTGTCAGAGCTGTGCCCAGGATGGCCCACAGGAGGAGAGATCACCAAGCGGCAGGTCTGCCCGCAGCACTTGCAGCCAGGAGGGTGTGGGCGGAGCGTCGCGGTGTCACTGTGACGTGTGTCCCCGTCCTCACGGGGGACGGTACTGAGTCTGATAAACCTTTGTTCCAGGTGTGACTTTAACTAGCTGCTTAGGAGGATTTTATTAAGTATCTTTGGAACTGATATGTAAGTATtcggaaatttattttttttagtctaGAGAGAGAGTACGTGGACAGGGGAGGCacggagagagaaccccaagcaggctcctcgatGCCCGTGCAGgtccctatgcggggcttgatctcacgaaacgccagatcatgacttgagccgaaatcaagagtcagacgctcagccaagccggatgttccactgactgaaccacccggctGCCCCCGGAGATTtaactgttaaatatttaatttagggtttaaatatttatttaagaagtaCTGTTCCGTGGATTGTAAGACAAAGAAGCAGGACAGTGAACAGCATGGGAGTTTCTCTCTGCTTTTCGCCACAGCATCCTCAGCTATCACAGTACTGATGAGTCAGACATCACGCGCGTGGACACACAGGAGAGACCAACCAGAGACAAGTTCCAGACAACTGCTCTGAACTCGCGAGGGCCTCAGGCTGCCTGGTCGGGGGCAGCACTGTGTCTGCGCCGCGCTCTCCGGAGGGCCCCCGACTGTCCCCCGGAACCAGCCTTGGCCCGTGGGAGGGACACTGCCCTGTGGGTAGCGCATGGCGTGGGCGGCTGTGTCCAGCAGGGGGCCTGCTGGGCGGCGTGGAGCCACCAGAGAGTCACTGAGAGACCGACCGACCCGCAAGGCGTGCGTGAGGGCTCCTGACCCGGCGTGGTGACCTGCACTGGCTTGACCCCTCCTCTGTCTCACTAGTGGTCCCAGACTTGTTCCCCTTGCAGCAGGGGTGGCCATGGGACAGGGCGTGGCCAGGATATAACCAAAGGTTTCCCCCAGGGGAGCACATGGGGCGGGGCTTCCTCCCAGAGCAGGGAGGTGACGCAGTGACCCCCGCAGGGGCGGCCTTCCTGCAGCCCTGAGGACCGGGCTGTCGAGGACACCGAGGCCACTTGACCCCCTGGGACCGCCTGCCTCCAGGTTCGTGTGAAGCTCGCAGACATAAACTAAATAGCCTCTGTTCGTCTGGGGTTTTCCTAAATGTGTTTCCTTAGCAATGCGCCCCTGGGCCTCAGTGACACGTGCGCAGAAGAACGGGCCGGAATACTGTTAGGACTGGTTGTTTCTGGTTGTTTCTGGAAGGCCACCTCACAGGGGAGGAGACGGTGGATCTTCGTTTTCTTAATATGCTCCTTTCAGCTCCTGTATTCTCCAGGGTGGACACTTACGACCTCTCCCATCTACAGGAAAGGATACAAACCTTTTGAGCAAtaggaaagatataaaaatacaaaattacctgagggaattttttttttttttatttttttcatttgtaagaggcagagtgtgagcagggaaggggcagagagagggacacagaatccgaagcaggctccaggtgctgtcagcagagccccgtgcagggctcgaactcacgaaccaggagatcgtgacctgagccgaagtcagagcttaactgactgaggccctcaggtgcccccaaaatgcctTTTGATGAATATTTGATGCCTGTGGGAATTGCCCAGGACAAAGCAAAcggaaaaaagtaaaagatacacaaatgtgAAGAATCCcaattttgtgaaagaaaaacagaggggaAAAGATTCAGGGAAGGGGAGCCTTCAGGGAAGGAGGGCCACGTCCTCCAGCCGGACTCTTTGCTACTCAGCTTTCCGGAGACCCGTGTGCAGCTCAGCGGGCCCCGTTGGGTAAATGTGGTCACAGGCTGGAGgggtgacggggggggggggggcagaggatgcAGTGTCCTGGTGCTGCGGGGCGTGGGACACACAGGCTCCGGGGGTGAAAGCAAATGCAGCCAAACAGCTGGGGAGGAGACGAAGGACGGACAATTTTAAAATGGGGCCCAGTGTCCCCCACACTCTGGGGGAG encodes:
- the TCFL5 gene encoding transcription factor-like 5 protein; this translates as MSPAMAPAPDAGGGKENAEGATEARAKSAVRVRLEDRFNSIPAEPPSVPRGAEPPEPGVALNNSLVTLIRHPSELMNVPLHQQQNKCTTLVKNKTAAAAATALQFAYPVFTANACSAGSSLSQTQSSGNACSVLGAAKHQEIGLPRAFSFCYQQEIESTKQTLGSRNKAVPEQVWIKVGEEALCKQAINKRNRSRIRQLDTNVERRALGEIQNVGEGPTAAQGAWPPVEASQADLGEQGRSGPQGGRSQRRERHNRMERDRRRRIRICCDELNLLVPFCNAETDKATTLQWTTAFLKYMQERHGDSLKKEFEAVFCGKTGRRLKLTRADPLAARPAPESLQSSPAMDVK